Genomic window (Propionibacteriaceae bacterium ZF39):
TTGCGGTTGGCGAGGTTCCGCTCCACCCTCGCGATGAGGTTGTCGAGAACGCGGTTGTGTTCCTCGTGGTGCTCGATCATGCCCATGTGACCGGCGTCGGGCAGGATGAGCGACTCGGCTCCGGGGAGCAGTTCCAGCATGCGGCGGCTGTGCTCGGCCGGCACGATCTGGTCCTTCTCGCCGCCGATCACCGCGGTTTCGATGCGCGTGAGCTGGGTGAGGCCCGGGCTGCCGTCGAATTCCGCGAACGCCGGATAATAATCGGCCACCACATCCAAGGGCGTCTCCGAGATCATCTCCGACAGGAAATCCACATATTCCGAAGGCACATCATCGCGGCCATAACCCATGCGCCGAGTCACCACATAAGCCACATCACTGCTGGCCCTGCGGCTCTTCTCGACCACCGTCGGAATGCGATTGAGCGCCGCCATCAACGGTTCCGCGATCCGTGGGAACAACTCTCCCGGGATGCCCCGAATGATGGAGTGATTGCCCATTTCGCCACCCGAAGTCGCGATCAGTCCGGCGCCGAGGACCTTGGTCCCGATCAACTGCGGATAACGCCGCGCGAACTCCTGAATCGCCATGCCGCCCATCGAATGTCCCATCAAAACGACCGATTCATCGGGTGCGGTCGTCTCGTCGAGGATCTGCTTCAGGTCGCGCGCGAGCTGCCGCAGGCGACACCGCTTGGCCTCCGAACGCCCGGAGCGCCCATGCGAACGCTGGTCATAGAGAACGATCCGATGGCGCCCGCGGAAATGCTTCCGCTGGA
Coding sequences:
- a CDS encoding alpha/beta hydrolase — protein: MTLEPMKARGPSRIAQGAGLVTGIAALAVGAVAAGFEIERRVLRTKFTKAPAVSPPREPFFSLRAPGPDVVTRDGVHLHVEIDERDPGADGVTIVMVHGYVLSMHCWHFQRKHFRGRHRIVLYDQRSHGRSGRSEAKRCRLRQLARDLKQILDETTAPDESVVLMGHSMGGMAIQEFARRYPQLIGTKVLGAGLIATSGGEMGNHSIIRGIPGELFPRIAEPLMAALNRIPTVVEKSRRASSDVAYVVTRRMGYGRDDVPSEYVDFLSEMISETPLDVVADYYPAFAEFDGSPGLTQLTRIETAVIGGEKDQIVPAEHSRRMLELLPGAESLILPDAGHMGMIEHHEEHNRVLDNLIARVERNLANRN